The following are from one region of the Paraglaciecola sp. L1A13 genome:
- a CDS encoding amidohydrolase family protein: protein MKQIISKVVLAGLFLGNINSVVANETSKPVFTYKNITVDQGTAMSVAVSPDGEWLAIDLQGSLWVLPSKGGKATKITDVFDDAHQPTWSPDGKTLVYFAFIDGGYDIWSIAPDGSNRQQLTWGPFDDREPVFSPDGSKLAFSSDRKGSYASYDIWTLDIATGDLTAITDDEYENRMPTWTANGKEVTYTSMRDNQYGLWSTDITSKSERIILSDETIISQPSWSPSGVLAYGRSDGEKLQLLVDGKIISGEDDVFPFQASWTDNGQFYYVAEGEIKHGALKSKTIDTIPFSAQLVSAKEDYERTVRDFSTVEKKEAVGIMRPSLSPDGKQVAFVALGNLYLMTIGQEPKNLTQNHYMQADPAWSPDGKFLVYSSDQGGDMMQLWIREVATGKERQLTNITTQPLEAVWSPDGKRIAYLNVDGMWGVAGLAVVNVDSGEVTELTPTLKQPGRPTWSADSQRIAIAGTLSFSHSFREGTNQVYVVAADGSQEAQWYSPVPNLSIDTRGGAGPVWSPDGKSMAAIYGGTLHVWPVSLKGEPLGPPRSITNEIAHSPSWGGDSETLLFQSEDKLKTVNIRSGQIQDVTTPLLYNVDMPKERLVVHVGGVFDGVTDQIQEDKDIIIDGNIITEIIPHDPINHKNVKFFDASDSIAMPGMIESHVHPQKDLGQSAHRAWLAYGVTTVRDLGNQPYHGVEDREASEAGVRVGPRVFTTGHLMEWQRVYYKMGIAIAGPAHLEKELARAKALKYDHLKSYVRLPDAQQKKVVGFAHHDMGVPVSSHEVYPSSAIGVDNIEHLGATSRRGYSLKHIHGHAFDDATQLIDKVITPTIFGAINGYLVRNPELVNDPRLSLYPSWAQDGIKHPREFPAEYQASLKKMATTLKALFDKGTTVTAGTDLVMALNLHAEIDFYVSEAGLTPFQALRSATAVPAKTLGLNAGTLEAGKLADIVFLKASPLDNIANTTKINMTMINGHLLSQSQLLDKQVPIDVFN, encoded by the coding sequence ATGAAACAAATTATCTCTAAAGTGGTATTAGCCGGGCTATTCTTGGGCAATATCAACAGTGTTGTGGCAAACGAAACAAGTAAGCCTGTTTTTACATATAAAAATATTACCGTTGATCAAGGCACGGCAATGTCCGTAGCCGTATCGCCTGATGGCGAATGGTTAGCCATCGATTTACAGGGCAGTCTCTGGGTTTTACCGAGTAAAGGTGGAAAAGCAACTAAGATAACTGACGTGTTTGACGACGCTCATCAGCCAACGTGGTCTCCGGATGGTAAAACACTGGTGTATTTTGCGTTTATTGATGGAGGGTACGATATTTGGTCGATCGCGCCAGATGGCAGTAATCGTCAGCAATTAACATGGGGACCCTTTGACGACAGGGAGCCGGTATTTTCTCCCGACGGCAGCAAACTGGCCTTCTCTTCAGATCGCAAAGGCAGTTATGCAAGCTACGACATCTGGACATTAGATATTGCTACTGGAGACCTAACCGCAATCACCGACGACGAGTACGAAAATCGGATGCCAACATGGACCGCTAATGGCAAAGAAGTAACCTACACAAGCATGCGGGATAATCAGTATGGCCTTTGGAGCACTGATATAACGTCTAAAAGTGAACGTATTATTTTATCTGACGAGACAATTATTAGCCAACCGTCTTGGAGCCCATCGGGTGTGTTAGCTTACGGTCGAAGTGATGGAGAGAAATTACAGCTTTTAGTCGATGGTAAGATCATTAGCGGTGAAGATGATGTTTTTCCTTTTCAAGCCAGTTGGACTGACAATGGACAGTTTTATTATGTCGCAGAAGGCGAAATTAAACATGGTGCTCTGAAAAGTAAAACAATTGATACTATCCCATTTAGCGCTCAACTGGTTTCTGCTAAAGAAGACTATGAGAGAACGGTACGTGATTTTAGCACAGTAGAGAAAAAAGAAGCCGTCGGTATTATGCGCCCGTCACTTTCACCTGATGGTAAACAGGTAGCATTTGTGGCCTTAGGTAATTTATACCTAATGACAATAGGGCAAGAGCCGAAAAATCTAACTCAGAATCACTATATGCAAGCGGATCCTGCTTGGTCGCCCGACGGCAAGTTTTTGGTATATTCATCGGATCAAGGCGGCGATATGATGCAGTTATGGATCCGTGAGGTTGCCACGGGTAAGGAACGCCAGTTAACAAATATTACAACACAGCCCCTAGAAGCTGTTTGGTCACCGGATGGTAAACGTATCGCTTATCTGAACGTTGATGGAATGTGGGGAGTCGCAGGTCTCGCAGTTGTGAATGTTGATAGCGGCGAAGTGACTGAGCTTACACCGACATTAAAACAACCCGGTCGGCCAACGTGGTCTGCGGATAGCCAACGTATTGCTATTGCGGGTACCTTGTCTTTTTCGCACAGTTTTCGCGAAGGCACTAATCAGGTCTATGTCGTAGCAGCTGATGGTTCTCAAGAGGCACAATGGTATTCGCCGGTGCCTAACTTATCCATTGATACCCGAGGAGGGGCGGGGCCTGTTTGGTCACCAGATGGGAAGAGTATGGCAGCTATCTATGGTGGTACGTTGCACGTTTGGCCTGTATCTCTAAAAGGGGAGCCTTTAGGTCCGCCAAGAAGTATAACTAATGAAATTGCGCATTCACCCAGTTGGGGAGGCGATTCAGAAACCTTATTATTTCAATCAGAAGATAAACTTAAAACCGTTAATATCAGAAGCGGTCAAATTCAAGATGTGACCACGCCGTTACTCTACAACGTTGATATGCCAAAAGAACGTTTGGTCGTCCATGTGGGCGGGGTATTTGATGGTGTGACTGACCAGATACAAGAAGATAAGGATATTATTATTGACGGAAATATCATTACTGAAATTATTCCTCATGATCCTATCAATCATAAAAACGTCAAATTTTTTGACGCATCAGACTCTATTGCTATGCCTGGCATGATAGAAAGTCATGTGCATCCGCAAAAAGATTTGGGTCAGTCAGCACACCGAGCTTGGTTAGCTTATGGTGTTACTACGGTGCGTGACCTAGGTAATCAACCTTATCATGGTGTAGAAGACAGAGAAGCCAGTGAGGCGGGTGTTAGGGTAGGGCCTAGAGTCTTTACTACTGGACATTTGATGGAATGGCAACGCGTGTATTACAAAATGGGTATTGCGATCGCTGGTCCCGCTCATTTAGAAAAGGAGTTGGCTAGGGCAAAAGCGTTAAAATATGACCACCTAAAAAGCTACGTACGGTTACCTGATGCTCAGCAGAAAAAAGTAGTGGGTTTCGCTCATCATGATATGGGAGTACCGGTATCCTCACATGAAGTATATCCATCGTCAGCTATTGGCGTAGATAATATCGAGCACTTAGGCGCGACAAGCCGTAGAGGATATAGCTTAAAACACATCCATGGTCATGCATTTGATGATGCCACACAGCTCATCGATAAGGTGATTACACCGACTATTTTTGGTGCGATTAACGGTTATCTAGTTAGAAATCCTGAGTTGGTTAATGATCCGCGTTTAAGCCTATATCCCAGTTGGGCACAAGATGGAATCAAGCATCCTCGGGAGTTTCCTGCTGAGTATCAAGCATCCCTCAAGAAAATGGCCACTACTTTAAAAGCGCTATTTGATAAAGGCACAACGGTTACAGCAGGTACAGACTTAGTGATGGCGCTAAACCTGCACGCGGAAATAGACTTTTATGTCTCTGAAGCTGGATTAACGCCGTTTCAAGCATTGCGCTCAGCTACTGCAGTGCCAGCAAAAACGCTCGGTCTAAATGCCGGGACATTGGAAGCGGGGAAACTAGCAGATATAGTATTTTTGAAAGCCAGTCCTTTAGACAATATTGCCAATACGACGAAGATAAATATGACGATGATCAACGGACATCTCTTGTCACAATCTCAGTTATTGGACAAGCAAGTTCCCATCGACGTTTTTAATTAA